In Nocardia sp. NBC_00403, the DNA window AGCCGAGCACCACCATGGCGTTGGGAATGCCGCTGAGCAGCGCGCCCTTGTAGGCCACGCGGTCGCGGGTCACCACAGGTTCGCCGTCCACCTCGAGTGTCGCGCCCCCGAGCATCTGCACCGTCAGGCCGGTCGCGCTGATGACGATGTCGGCGGGCAGCTCTGCACCGGACTCGAGCCGGATGCCGGTCTCGGTGAAGGTCGCGATGCGGTCGGTGACGATCGAGGCGCGGCCGCTGCGCAGGACCTTGAAGAGGTCACCGTTGGGGACCACACACAGGCGCTGATCCCACGGGTTGTAGGACGGTGTGAAGTGTCGCATGTCGATGTCCTTGCCGACCTGCATCCGGACCGCGCCGAGCAGCAGCTTCTTGGCCATCTCGGGGTTGGTGCGCGAGAGCTGGAAACTAGCGCGCTGCAGGGCGATATTGCGGGCGCGGCCCAGCTTGTAGGCCACCTTGGCGGGCACGCGGGTGAGCTTCATACCGACTGCGACGGGATCGTCGGCGGGCAGTGCCGTGATGTAGGTCGGCGAGCGCTGCAGCATGGTGACATGCGCGGCATCGTCGCTCATGGCGGGGATCAACGTGATCGCGGTCGCGCCGCTGCCGATCACGACGACGCGTTTGCCTCGGTAGTCGAGATCCGCGGGCCAGTGCTGGGGATGCACGATCTGCCCGCCGAAGTCGGCTTCGCCGGGGAACTCGGGGCGGTACCCGTTGTCGTAGTCGTAGTAGCCGGTGCAGCCGACGAGAAAATTGCTCGTGTACACCTCGGTGGCGCCGCTCTGCTCGTCGACCGCCTCGACCGTCCACAGCCCGGCTTCGGTGGACCAGCGCGCAGTAGTTACCTTCCGCCCGAAACGGATGTGGTCGGTGACGCCGTACTCCGCCGCCGTGTCCTCGATGTACTGCCGGATGTGTGGTCCGTCGGCGAGGACCTTGGTACCGATCCAGGGCCGGAAGCCGTAGCCGAAGGTGTACATATCCGAGTCCGAGCGAATGCCCGGGTAGCGGAAGAGATCCCAGGTGCCACCGATCGCGGTCCTGCGCTCCAGGATCGCGTAGCTGCGCCCGGTCTGCTCGCGGGTCAGATGGCAGGCCATGCCGATTCCGGACAGGCCCGCGCCGATGATCAGTACGTCGACATGCCGCGTCATTGAGGTACTCGTTTCGTCTGGTCTCGCCCGGGCACCCTCGGCCGCGCGTTCCCACGAGATTACGTGTTATCGACAGTTACGTCTAGTGGTGGAGGTCGGCGCGCCCGGGTCTACCATTAGAACCGGGGTGGTTACAAAGGGTGACCCCTGGCCATAACGCGCACATCATGAACGACTGCGGCGCTCACGGCGCGCGGCGTACTGTCCCCAACCCGAGGTGTCGCATGTGTCGCGGAGCTGACCGGACTGCTCGAGGAGTCACCCGCGTCGCGGTCGAGTGCAGTCCGTACCGCGACCGATCCGGCGACCATCACCGCCGAGCGGCGCAGCGCCGACGGCTTTGCCGGCGCCAGGCTCATTCCGCACAAGGTGTCCATCACCGACTTCACCGACACGCGCTTCAACGACCTATTCCCCCGGAACTCCTGAAGGGAGATCGGCTCCGATGAGTCTGTCGTTCCACTGGTTCCTCCCCACCTACGGCGATTCCCGCAGTCTGGTCGCGGGCGGGCACGGCACCTTCATGTCCGGCGATCGCCCCGCGACACTGCGTTACCTCAACCAGATCAGCGCCGCCGCCGAGGACAACGGTTTCGAGGCCGTCCTCACCCCGACCGGCACCTGGTGCGAGGACGCCTGGCTGACCACCGCCATGCTCGTCGAGACCACCGAAACCCTGAAGTTCCTGGTGGCGTTGCGGCCCGGTCTGATCAGCCCCACCCTCGCCGCACAGATGGGCGCGACCTTCCAGCGGCATTCGCGCGGCCGGTTGCTGCTGAATGTGGTGACCGGCGGCGAACCGCACGAGCAGCAGGCCTACGGCGACTTCCTGGACAAGGAGCAGCGCTACGCACGCACCGGCGAATTCCTGCACGTGGTGCGGGAACTGTGGAAATCGGCCGATCCGGTGACCTTGGACGGCGAGCACATCCAGGTGCGCGGCGCCCAGCTGGCCAATCGGCCCGACCCGATCCCGCCGGTGTTCTTCGGCGGTTCGTCCGCGCCGGCGGGCCCGGTGGCCGCTCGGTACGCCGACACTTACCTCACGTGGGGTGAGCCGGTGCTCGCGGTGAGCAGGAAGCTCGACTGGATCCGTGGACTCGCCGTCGATCAGGGCCGCGTCCTGGACTACGGCCTGCGCATCCACGTGATCACCCGCGACACCGCCGAGGAAGCGTGGGCCGAGGCCGACCGTCTGCTGAAGGGCATCGACCCCGCCGATATCGAACGGGTGCAGGCCAGCCTGTCCCGCAGCGAGTCCGAGGGACAGCGTCGCATGTCCGAACTGCACGGCGGCAGCACCGACCGATTGGAGATCGCGCCGAACCTGTGGGCGGGCGTCGGCCTGGTCCGCGGCGGCGCGGGCACCGCACTGGTCGGCTCGCACGAGGAAGTGGCCGAGCGCCTCATCGAGTACTCGAAGGTCGGCGTCAGCCATTTCATCCTCTCCGGCTATCCGCATCTGGAAGAGGCCTACTGGTTCGGTGAGGGCGTGCTGCCCATCCTCGAGCGCAAAGGCCTGTGGCGGAATCCGGTCAACGGAGCGGGCACCCCCGGCACCACCCCGTTCGCGGCGTCCTCCAACAGCTGACGACCGCCCTCGCCGCCCCCGGAAGATGCCGGAATCCATGGCGCGATGGGCACCGCCGTCCGCCGTCGCAGCGAAAAACAGCAGGTGGTGCACCGACGCACGCACTGCGTCGATGCAGGCAGTGCGGCACCCCCAGTCATGGGTACCCGTGTCCCACCGACGAGAATGGTCTGTCGAGTCCGGCCGAGCCGGCGGACTCGGCAGACCATTTTCGTCCAAAGGGAGTACATGACAAGCGCACCAGCGCGGCGGTGGCGCCGCCGCTTCCCCGAAGAAGCGAGCACGCCAGACGCCGGTACCGCCACGCTGAAGCGCAGCCTCGGCCGCGTCGATCTCACTGCGATGGGCGTCGGCACCATCGTCGGTGCGGGCATCTTCGTGATCACTGGAGTGGCCGCGGCGGAGAAGGCCGGTCCGTCTATCGTGCTGTCGTTCGTGCTCGCAGGCACAGTCTGTGTGCTCGTCGCGCTCTGCTACAGCGAGCTCGCCGCAATGGTTCCGGTCTCCGGCAGCGCCTACACCTATACGTACGCGACCCTCGGCGAGGGACCTGCGTTCCTGGTCGGGTGGAATCTGCTGTTGGAATTCGTCATCGCCGGTGCTGCCGTCGCCATCGGCTGGTCCGGCACGGTGGTGTCCGCACTGGACTCGATGTTCGGAATCACGCTGCCGAAGGCCATCACGGCAAGCCCTACCGAGGGTGGTGTCCTCAACCTGCCCGCGGTGCTGATCATCGGGGTGATCGTCGCGGTGCTCGTCGGTGAGGTCTCGCTGACCGCACGCATCACCAAGGCACTGGTCGGCGTGACCATCGGCGTGCTGGTGCTGGTCGTTGCCGTCGGCGCCCCGCATATCGATGTGGGAAACTGGACGCCGTTCGCGCCCTTCGGCCTCGGCGGCGTCGTCGGTGGCGCCGCCATCGCGTTCTTCGCCTTCCTCGGCTTCGATGTGGTCGCGGCCTCGGCGGAGGAAGCTCGCAACCCGCGCCGCGATGTGCCGTTCGCGATCATCGGCACGGTTCTCATCGCCACCCTGCTGTACGCACTCGTCAGCGCGGTACTGACCGGAATCGCCCCCTTCGCGACACTGAACAACGCCTCGCCGATCGCGACCGCCTTCGGCGGACTGCACATCGGCTGGATCGGCAATGTCATCGTGATCGCCTCGATCATCGCGCTCACCAAGGGTCTGCTGCTGATCGTGTACGCACAGGTGCGCCTGATGTTCGCCATGTGTCGTGACCGACTGTTGCCGAACACCCTCGCCACCACCGGCAAGCGCTCCACCCCGGTCCGGCTGACGCTGCTGCTCGGCACCGTCTGCGCAGCGATCGCCGGACTGCTGCCGATCGACATCGTCGTCGAACTGGTGAACATCGGCGCGCTCTCGGCCTTCGCGGTGGTGTGCGTCGGGGTGCTGGTGCTGCGCAAACTGGAACCGAGCCGCGAGCGTCCGTTCCGCACGCCGCTGGTTCCCGTGGTCCCGATCCTCGCGCTGGTCGGCTGCATCTTGCTGGCAACCACACTGGACGCGCTGACCTGGGTCCGTTTCGCGGTCTGGGTGGCCATCGGTATCGCCGTCTACCTGGGCTACGGCCGCAAACGCTCGGTCATGGCCGCACCGGAACCCGCCGCGGAGGCGGTTCGGGCCGAGCGGTAGCGGGCGACTTTTCCGCAATTGGGATCTTGCACGAATTCGACCGAGAGCATTCCCGATTCATTGCGGATAACCAGGGATTTCGGCACGCTCTCTGGCAAGAGTCGCGGCACCCCGCCGTCAACGGCCGCGCGGAAAGGACAAAACCCTATGTCCGATGACGAGAAGCAGATCCGGATCCTGATCGAACGATGGGCCGCCGCGGTGCATGTCGGCGACCTCGCCGGTGTCCTCACCGACCATGCGCCCGACATCGTGATGTTCGATGTGCCGCCGCCGAACGAGGGGATCCGCGGCATCGACGCCTACCGTGACGTCTGGCCCGGCTTCTTCGAATGGCAGGCCAAGGGCGCAACGTTCGACATCGTCTCACTCGAGGTCGCCGCCTCCGGTGACGTGGCCTTCGCCTACGCCCTACTGCTGTGCGGCACCGCGGAGGATTTCGCCACCGATCCGGCGAAACGGCTGCGCCTCACCTTCGGTCTACGCAAGCAGGAAAGGCGCTGGGTCATCGTGCACGAGCACCATTCTTTCCCCGACACCAGTGTCGAATCGGACAACGGCTAGCCCGAGGCCGGCCCTGCGGCTGCACCCGATGCAATCTTGCAGCAGACGTCACTCCGGACATCGCGGCGCAGAACGGAATCGCGCACGGGGCCACGCCAGTCGATCGACAGCCGCGACAACGCTCTGAGCTTTCCTTTTCTCCTTCCAGAACTCCAGCGGCACCTGAAATTTCATCGAATGCCATTGTGCGCACAACGCAGTGCCGCCCTCCTGTTCGGGCGGTAGCAGTGGGTGCGCAATACCGCATCGCGTGCACCGGGAGTTCCACGTGAATCAGCCAGGCGACGAGAAGCATTCGGGCACCCGACCCTCCGCCCGGTAAGAGAATCGGACGGAGGGTCCCGATCCGCCCGGCAGCATCGGACCGATGCTCAACAGTGAGCGCAAGTTCGCTGCGCGGAGTAGTCGATACCGCCTCGGTTTCATTCCTGCGAAGAAAGCCGCGCGCAGCGTCGGGCCCGTGCTCTACTCGAAGGCATTCGTCGGTGATCGGGGGTCTACCCATGCGACGTCGTTTTGGGCTGCTCGGCATCGTGGCGGCTGTACTACTGGTCGCGGGGTCCGGCTGTTCCCCCAACGGACCCGTGCCAGGCAAGGCCATCGCGTCGCCGCAGCCATTTCCGACGCACGAGGCCTATCTGGCGCAACGGGTCGAATGGCAGCCGTGTCGGGAGGAGCCCGACCTGGACTGCGGATCAATTCGCGTTCCGGTCGACTACGAACGCCCGGCTGCCCTAGCCATCACAATGCCGCTGGTCCGGCTGCGCGCGACCGATCCGGCGCATCGACTCGGCGTGCTCACCACCAATCCCGGCGGGCCGGGCGAATCCGGTTACGAGCAAGTGGTATCCGCACGCAACCCGCACGACACCAGCCTGCGCAAGTTCCTTGCCCGCTACGACCTCGTCGGCTTCGACCCGCGCGGTGCCGGCCGCACGGCGGGCGTCAAGTGTCTCGGCGACCGCGAGATGGACGAGTATCTCGCCACCGACTTCACCCCGACCGACGCCGCTGGACTGCACGCAGTCGCGGCGGCGCACAAGCGTTACGCCTCGGCGTGCCTGCGTCAGACCGGCACGTTGCTCGGCTTCGTCGGCACCGAATTCGTCGCTCGCGACATGGACATCATGCGATCGGCCCTCGGCGAGGACACACTCAACTTCATCGGCTTCTCCTACGGCACTCGAATCGGCCAGCAGTATGCCGAGCAGTTTCCACATCGAGTCGGCCGCATGCTGCTGGATTCCGTCGACGATCCGAGCGTCCGGACCGAGCGCTGGGATTTCTCCGGCGCGGAACCCGCGTCGAGCACAGGCCCCGTCGACCTAGCTCCGCGCGACCGTGTCGTACGCGACATGCTCGCCTCGTGCGCGGCCCGGCCGGATTGTCCGGTGGGGACCGATGCCGAAGCGGCGATGCGCGCCCTGCGCGAACTCATCGACCGCATCGACGCGCACCCGATCCCCGCCGCCGACGGCAGGAAGGTGGGCTCGAACCTGGCGCTGATCGGCATCTTCCAGGCGACCTATGACGAAAGATATTGGCCCAGCTTCGAAAAGGCCTTCGCGCAAGCACTGGACGGCGACGGCACCGGATTCGCCCAGCTCGCCGACAGCTATGTCGGTCGCGGCGATTCGGGCGCCTACTCGACCTCCGATTCGGCCTTCTGGGCGGTCCAGTGCGTCAACGACGATCCGGCGACCTACCAGTCGAAGTCCGAGGACGAGATACTGGCGGAGTTGGCGCGGATCGCACGAAGTCGCGCGGTGGCTGCGCCGATTTTCGGCGCCAATCGAGTGTTCAGCACCCCGCTGTGCCTGTTCTGGCCGGTGCCGCCGACACAGCAGTCCAGAGCGGTCGATGCCGCGGGTGCGCCGACCATCGTGCTGCTGAACAACACCGAGGACCCGGCCACGAAACTGGAAGGCGCACAGAACGTCGCGCGCAACCTCGCCGACGCGGTCTTGGTGGTGAACGAACACGAAGGCCACATCGCCTTCGACAACGGCTCGAAATGCATCGACGCGATCGTCGTCGGCTTCTTCCTCGACGGCATCGTCCCCGAGAAGGGGACGCGCTGCCAGGGCTGACCTGCCACGTCAGCCCTGGCAGGCACCGGCGGCGCAGTACGCCGCACCGCGTCGCCCGGCCAGCCCTTCTTTGACGGCAATCGCGGCAATACCCAGTCCCGCGAGGGGATCGGCCCACCGCCATCCGAACAGGCTGTTGAGCACCAATCCGACCAGCAGCACCACCGACAAGTAGGTGCACAGCAGCATCTACTTGGAATCGGCCACCGCAGAACGCGATCCCAGCTCTAGCCCTGCACGCCGCTGCGCGGCCGACAGCACCGGCATGACCAACAGGCTCAACCCCGCCAGCCCGATGCCCACCGCGGAATGCCGCGGTTCGTCGATCCTGAACAGCGAGCGCCCCGCCAGCACCGCTACATAAGCGACCAGCGCGAAGAACATGCCCGACGGGACAGTGCCTCATCCTGCTTGGTGGTAGTCCGCACGCCCATACGATATATAGAATCCTGTATTCAGAAAATCCTGTACCAAATCGGGTTACGGGCTGGATTGGAGGATCGCCGTGTCGCGTCCCGCGCCCGATCAGGTTGCCGCTCCAGCGAATCGCGACACAGTCCACGCCGACCGACAATGCGCCGGCCAGAAGTTGTGACGTGGGCCGCCGATCGAAGGGCCTATGCGAACCAGCCTCGCCATCAGTGATCAACAATGTAGACATCAATCGTAGACCTACAACGTTGACACCGCGTAGATATGGGCGTGTACTGGAGGTCTAGACGCAGGAGGGCCTGACACCGACTCCGGCCGAGAGGTGCTGAATTCGATGAACGCAACCAGAGATGGACCAACCGGACGCCCGAAAGGTCATGGCGGCAGGAAACGCGCTAGGCACAGCCCGCTGACCCGGGCCGCAATGCTCGCGGCCGCGCTCGAGATCATCGACCGCGACAGCGTCGACCAACTGTCCATGCGGCACCTCGGCGACGCGCTCGGCCGAGACCCGATGGCGCTCTACCGACACGCGGCCAACAAGGCGGCGGTCCTCGACGGAGTCGCCGAGATGGTGCTCGAACAACTGACCGTCGACATCGACGACCCCGACTGGCGCCACCAGCTGCGTGTCGTGGCACGCGAGTTCCGCGAGCTGGCGGTGGCGCACCCGAACGTCGTTCCCCTGCTGGTCACCCACCCGCTGGCCACGCCGCTCGGACTGCGGCCGCTGGGCACCCTGCGCCCACTGGAAAACACGCTGGATCTGCTCACCCGCGCCGACTTCAGCGGCGCGGACGCCCTGCACATTTACCGCGCCCTGTTCGGTTTCCTCAACGGCCACGTTCTCAACGAGCTCCAGGAAATCGTCGAACGCCCCGAAGAAACCACCGACCTATTGCGCCTCGGCCTCAATCGCCTGCCGATCGGTGAATTCCCTTTGCTGCGCGGCCTCGCCCCGGACCTGGCCGCCTACGACGGCGTGACCGAACTCGAGCGCGGCCTGGACATCCTGCTGTCCGGCCTCACCATGACGATGACCCCAAGCCGGTCCACAGTCGAGACAGGAGCCCCAATCATGACACCTTCACCGATCCGAACCGATCCGAACAACCGCATTCCGTCCGCAGATCGGCTCCGGCTGCGGTGCACACCACAAGCAGCCGACGTCGACGACCCCGAAACTATTGCCGCACAGCAGCGTTGGGATTCCGAAGGCGGAGCCGAAAGCCGCTGGAACGCGACTGTCATCACCGGGACAAGGCAGCACCTCGCTGTCGACAGGCCCGAATTCGCAGCCGAGACGGGAGCCGCACCATGACCTCAGTACAGATTCGACGGCACGCTGCGCGCCACCGCGTGCCACCCGACTACACGCCTCGGCTGAGATTGAAGCCGAAAGCCGAAAGCATCGGGTATCTCGACGGCGCGTGGTGGCCCCGATCCGACGACCTCACCGCCGAACTGCCAGATCTGCTGGCAGTCTTGGCAATTCGACTAGGCCCCGTCTGGCGAGTCGTCTACGACCCCGCGGGATGGTCATCGCCGCCCCCGCAGATGACCGCCAACGGTCGTGTAGTTCGACTCGACGCCTACCCGTTCGAGCTGTGGAACACGATGTATGTGTTCGGCAGCGACAGCACCTTCATCGTGCTGCAGGTAATCCCGTCCGCAACGAATCAACTCACCGCGCATTCGGCCCTGATGGCCGCCGCCACCCCCGAACCGGCGGCCACTATCTCCAGACGAAAGGAAACCAGACCATGATCCCTATTCAAGCGCAACGCCCCATTACCAATCACCGCGACATGACGAGGAATACCGGTCCACCCCAACGTGACCGGCAACCCTTCCGCACACCCACCCGCACACCACGCCTGCTATTGCGCGAAGACGGCACGCGGTCCAGCAACGTCGACGGCGCGTGGTGGCCGTGGACGGCTAATCTCACAGCCGAGCTGCACGACCTCATCAGCGTGCTCACCCCACGCCTCGGACCGACTGTGCGTATCGGTTTCGATTGGAACGCCGTCAGTCTCACCCAACGACGTATCGATCACGACGACGGCATACAGATACACGGCCCGGGCAAAAACCAACCACCCGACGTCATGCACCTCATCGGAGCCCAGGGCGCCCGCCTCACCTTGCTCGTCATCCCTGCCGATACCTCGCCCCTCCAGGCCGACCGGCAGATGCGGCGAGCATCAGGAAAGCCGCTGTCGCCGACTGCGACAGCACCCGGCCCCGAGACCAAGTCCTACTGAAGGACGATCGCGATACCAGGGCCCGGTTCAGAAGTACCGGGCCCTCGCGGTGGAGTTGTGTCGGGGAGCTAGTGCATGTCGGTGACCAACCCGAATTCCCTGAGCAATTCACCGCACTCGGTCGAGCCCAATTTCTTGATCAAACCCGCTGCGCGTTCGAAGTGCTTATCACGCCCGCGGTCAGGCGGCATAGCGGTAGAACCCCTCTCCGCTGGCGAGGCCGAGCTTGCCCTTGTCGATGTAGTTCACCTTCAACCACGCCGCGAGTTGCTGCGCGTCCTCGCCGCCGTTGGCAAGGACGTTGTAGGGGGTGGTGAGGCCGATGACGTCGAGGATCTGGAACGGACCGTGCGGGGAACCGGTCGCGATCCGCCAGGTCGTGTCGACAGCCTCTGGTTCGGCGTATCCACCGGCACCGAGCGCCATGGCGGCGTTGAGCAGCGGCACGAGCAACGAGTTGAGCACGTAGCCGGCCTTTTCCTTGTGCAACTCGATCGGCACCATGCCGATCGCGGCCGCGAAATCGACGACCGCCTGGAACACCTCGGGGTCGGTCTCGGGCGTGCCCATGATTTCGGCAGTGTTGTACTTCCACACCTGGTTCGCGAAGTGCAGAGCGAGGAATTTGTCCGGTCGGCCGGTGAAGTCCTTGATGTCGCTGGGCAACAGTGTGGAGGAGTTGGTGGCGAAGATGGTGCGATCGGGCGCGAGCCCGCCCAATTGCTTGTAGATCTCCTGCTTGATGGTGAGAACCTCCGGCACCGCCTCGACGACCAGGTCGGCGTCCCGCACCGCGGCGGCGAGATCGGCGGTCAGCACGATTTCGGCCGCCGTCTGCTCCGCCTTCCCATCCGCGGCTCCGGCAACCTCTTCGTCATAGGTTGCCGCCAGCTTGTCGAAACGACCGCGGGCGCCGGTCAGGGCATCATCGCTGATGTCGTAGGCGGTGACGTCGAACCCTTTGAACGCGGTCTGGAACGCGATCTGCGAACCGAGCACCCCCGTCCCGAGGACTGTCACCTTGCGAATCTCGATGGTCATTGCTGTCTCCTTTCTTCACGGGGCGAAGTCCGCCCCTCGATGTTCACTCGTCGTCTTCGGTGTCGGCACGGTCGAGCGACGCGAAGAATCCGGCGACGATCTGCGTGATCTGGTCACGCAAGTCGCCGATCGCGCCATCGCCGGGATGCACGCCGGTCGATGGCCGGGCAAGGATCAGGTGCAGCACCGCGAACACGCTGCGGCCTGCCAGCAGTGCCTGCTTGTCCAGGCGGCGCGATTCGCGGCCGCCCTGCCTGGCGGCAGCCGCCAAACGCGCGGCGATCATCGCCTCGAGCTGTGCGACAAGGGCAAGGCCCTCGGCGCGGTACTTCTCGGTCGGCGAGCCGAATAACAGTTCACGCTGGTAGGCCACGGTGTTCTCGACATGCCGGTCGGCCGCCTCCACGATCGGCCGCACCATGCCGAGCACCGCGTCCACCGGCTCACTCTGCGAGCGCGACTGCGCGTCGCCGAGTTCGAGTGCCAGCCGGAGGTCCTCGTTGTAGACCATCAGCAGCAACTCACCCTTGGACGACACGTACCGGAACAGCGTTCCCGCGGCGACATCGGCGCGGTCGGAGAGCTGCTGCGTGGTGACGCTCTCGAAGCCCCGCTCGGCAAACAGCGCGGCCGCCGCTTCGAAGATGCGCGACTGTTTGTCGCGCATCTTCCGTTGGCGGCGACCCGCGGGCGCCGGGTCGGGCGAGATCGTCATCCGACACCCTCAGATAATGAGTAGACTCATTAATGAGCGTACTCCTTGTTGTCTGATGGGCAACCCCCAAGACCGCGACCGACGCGCGGACCGAAGCCATCGGCGCAGACCGACACGTCGACGCGAACCCGCGCTCAACTCGTTTGCCGCAGTACGGAATACGCGACACCATCCGATCTCGCCATCCATCAGCTCGGCCTCCCATAGACGGCAACAACCACGCCGACCACGCGCGCG includes these proteins:
- a CDS encoding flavin-containing monooxygenase, with product MTRHVDVLIIGAGLSGIGMACHLTREQTGRSYAILERRTAIGGTWDLFRYPGIRSDSDMYTFGYGFRPWIGTKVLADGPHIRQYIEDTAAEYGVTDHIRFGRKVTTARWSTEAGLWTVEAVDEQSGATEVYTSNFLVGCTGYYDYDNGYRPEFPGEADFGGQIVHPQHWPADLDYRGKRVVVIGSGATAITLIPAMSDDAAHVTMLQRSPTYITALPADDPVAVGMKLTRVPAKVAYKLGRARNIALQRASFQLSRTNPEMAKKLLLGAVRMQVGKDIDMRHFTPSYNPWDQRLCVVPNGDLFKVLRSGRASIVTDRIATFTETGIRLESGAELPADIVISATGLTVQMLGGATLEVDGEPVVTRDRVAYKGALLSGIPNAMVVLGYTNASWTLKADLAAEYFCRLLNHMRTNGFDKVVAVAEDGDRSEDSLMGGALTSGYIQRGDAVMPRQGTRGPWQVINNYFRDRTMLRKGPIEDGVLAFTPAQVVTSSSDRSLADSRTA
- a CDS encoding LLM class flavin-dependent oxidoreductase, which translates into the protein MSLSFHWFLPTYGDSRSLVAGGHGTFMSGDRPATLRYLNQISAAAEDNGFEAVLTPTGTWCEDAWLTTAMLVETTETLKFLVALRPGLISPTLAAQMGATFQRHSRGRLLLNVVTGGEPHEQQAYGDFLDKEQRYARTGEFLHVVRELWKSADPVTLDGEHIQVRGAQLANRPDPIPPVFFGGSSAPAGPVAARYADTYLTWGEPVLAVSRKLDWIRGLAVDQGRVLDYGLRIHVITRDTAEEAWAEADRLLKGIDPADIERVQASLSRSESEGQRRMSELHGGSTDRLEIAPNLWAGVGLVRGGAGTALVGSHEEVAERLIEYSKVGVSHFILSGYPHLEEAYWFGEGVLPILERKGLWRNPVNGAGTPGTTPFAASSNS
- a CDS encoding APC family permease, yielding MTSAPARRWRRRFPEEASTPDAGTATLKRSLGRVDLTAMGVGTIVGAGIFVITGVAAAEKAGPSIVLSFVLAGTVCVLVALCYSELAAMVPVSGSAYTYTYATLGEGPAFLVGWNLLLEFVIAGAAVAIGWSGTVVSALDSMFGITLPKAITASPTEGGVLNLPAVLIIGVIVAVLVGEVSLTARITKALVGVTIGVLVLVVAVGAPHIDVGNWTPFAPFGLGGVVGGAAIAFFAFLGFDVVAASAEEARNPRRDVPFAIIGTVLIATLLYALVSAVLTGIAPFATLNNASPIATAFGGLHIGWIGNVIVIASIIALTKGLLLIVYAQVRLMFAMCRDRLLPNTLATTGKRSTPVRLTLLLGTVCAAIAGLLPIDIVVELVNIGALSAFAVVCVGVLVLRKLEPSRERPFRTPLVPVVPILALVGCILLATTLDALTWVRFAVWVAIGIAVYLGYGRKRSVMAAPEPAAEAVRAER
- a CDS encoding YybH family protein codes for the protein MSDDEKQIRILIERWAAAVHVGDLAGVLTDHAPDIVMFDVPPPNEGIRGIDAYRDVWPGFFEWQAKGATFDIVSLEVAASGDVAFAYALLLCGTAEDFATDPAKRLRLTFGLRKQERRWVIVHEHHSFPDTSVESDNG
- a CDS encoding alpha/beta hydrolase, translating into MRRRFGLLGIVAAVLLVAGSGCSPNGPVPGKAIASPQPFPTHEAYLAQRVEWQPCREEPDLDCGSIRVPVDYERPAALAITMPLVRLRATDPAHRLGVLTTNPGGPGESGYEQVVSARNPHDTSLRKFLARYDLVGFDPRGAGRTAGVKCLGDREMDEYLATDFTPTDAAGLHAVAAAHKRYASACLRQTGTLLGFVGTEFVARDMDIMRSALGEDTLNFIGFSYGTRIGQQYAEQFPHRVGRMLLDSVDDPSVRTERWDFSGAEPASSTGPVDLAPRDRVVRDMLASCAARPDCPVGTDAEAAMRALRELIDRIDAHPIPAADGRKVGSNLALIGIFQATYDERYWPSFEKAFAQALDGDGTGFAQLADSYVGRGDSGAYSTSDSAFWAVQCVNDDPATYQSKSEDEILAELARIARSRAVAAPIFGANRVFSTPLCLFWPVPPTQQSRAVDAAGAPTIVLLNNTEDPATKLEGAQNVARNLADAVLVVNEHEGHIAFDNGSKCIDAIVVGFFLDGIVPEKGTRCQG
- a CDS encoding DUF5994 family protein, producing the protein MTSVQIRRHAARHRVPPDYTPRLRLKPKAESIGYLDGAWWPRSDDLTAELPDLLAVLAIRLGPVWRVVYDPAGWSSPPPQMTANGRVVRLDAYPFELWNTMYVFGSDSTFIVLQVIPSATNQLTAHSALMAAATPEPAATISRRKETRP
- a CDS encoding DUF5994 family protein, with product MIPIQAQRPITNHRDMTRNTGPPQRDRQPFRTPTRTPRLLLREDGTRSSNVDGAWWPWTANLTAELHDLISVLTPRLGPTVRIGFDWNAVSLTQRRIDHDDGIQIHGPGKNQPPDVMHLIGAQGARLTLLVIPADTSPLQADRQMRRASGKPLSPTATAPGPETKSY
- a CDS encoding 3-hydroxyacyl-CoA dehydrogenase, translating into MTIEIRKVTVLGTGVLGSQIAFQTAFKGFDVTAYDISDDALTGARGRFDKLAATYDEEVAGAADGKAEQTAAEIVLTADLAAAVRDADLVVEAVPEVLTIKQEIYKQLGGLAPDRTIFATNSSTLLPSDIKDFTGRPDKFLALHFANQVWKYNTAEIMGTPETDPEVFQAVVDFAAAIGMVPIELHKEKAGYVLNSLLVPLLNAAMALGAGGYAEPEAVDTTWRIATGSPHGPFQILDVIGLTTPYNVLANGGEDAQQLAAWLKVNYIDKGKLGLASGEGFYRYAA
- a CDS encoding TetR/AcrR family transcriptional regulator — translated: MTISPDPAPAGRRQRKMRDKQSRIFEAAAALFAERGFESVTTQQLSDRADVAAGTLFRYVSSKGELLLMVYNEDLRLALELGDAQSRSQSEPVDAVLGMVRPIVEAADRHVENTVAYQRELLFGSPTEKYRAEGLALVAQLEAMIAARLAAAARQGGRESRRLDKQALLAGRSVFAVLHLILARPSTGVHPGDGAIGDLRDQITQIVAGFFASLDRADTEDDE